A portion of the Plasmodium relictum strain SGS1 genome assembly, chromosome: 11 genome contains these proteins:
- a CDS encoding transportin, putative, which translates to MHNSCFENSNSYMEWKPNEKIYKTIIEALTSCNSSNNTVQVEVTKVLKDLNENVSDAALYLLHIFMNKEEKNDVRQVGGLLLKNYINSKNKFLTNDILKIIKNEIFKLVEDEVKEIRNTSGSVITTILTKYEGIEKWPEALYNLLVLIDRGNNDVVDGAFRAIIIIIEDELMNRKSTDSLFFQFCKTQLLQKLFSFCSPQEKSIKKKYAAECLDLFITSSCFTVNGVFNDYFPQLWECLGYLASEEDTQILKIVVTCMTIITDTRYSSIFSNLDAIIQFMVNATNSSDRKVQLEALEFWPVFIKDRSYIAYSNSNNNKNDVNKSENYIDENVYKNINDLRNEALKILKNYLPYLCKILIDNTVYTKWDYLTMDESHFQNDNANVPDLIQDITPELYNNKNHDTNQDETKMNKLNNNNNNDNDNNRSDVNDTNQNSEDYSDDEKNDDMTARTWGNDWTVRKGAALCLDYLSNVYNDDILEFILPHIEEKLMSDKWNIRESAVLTLGAIAKGCMYSLSPFIPKVLEYLIKLLNDEKPLARSISCWCVTRFSSWICHPDNCDKWFEPVLLNLLKRILDSNKRVQEAACSSFANLEEDALELLNNYLHEIVHTIQQAFQIYQAKNYFILFDVVGTLIDSVNIVKENNELAHQIVNSILSKWNNIRISSPYIIALMECMSCITSAYGKDFLKYAQNVIRTCIKFLVLLYIDLEEEIKYYYSKKAGSSISYIVNRNNISPTANELLSYYKITNEEYFSSLKDIDCISPSKKKDLIECSFDLLSRILSVVNSNIMNIISENEYNFIPLVHRYCLKLENIKFDGINKINHDFKMLNPEASLKNGIIGKEESTELAKQFLNFGILQSNFALIGDISRFCTQYLITYLNDIIPFLIAHITHPSTPVSNNASWAIGEISIHINSQYMEMYVDEIIKQLVFICQNSKYHGCLLQNICITLGRLSSTYPKKIIFYFPQFLKTWLKIMSHGTQENEKINALKAILETLYLNLDIAAENLKDILYIILKYKYVSQNLNIFFHQFLSTMKQKYPNKWKEIYQPSNDSHSSPIPNDMLNDLNIRFNL; encoded by the coding sequence ATGCATAATAGCTGTTTTGAAAATAGTAATTCTTATATGGAATGGAAgccaaatgaaaaaatatataaaacaatAATTGAGGCCTTAACTTCATGCAATAGTTCAAATAATACTGTACAAGTTGAAGTTACAAAAGTCTTAAAAGacttaaatgaaaatgtatCTGATGCagcattatatttattacatatatttatgaacaaagaagaaaaaaatgatgttAGACAAGTCGGAGGattgttattaaaaaattatataaattcaaaaaataaatttttaacaaatgatattttaaaaataataaagaatgaaatttttaaattagtaGAAGATGAAGTAAAAGAAATTAGAAATACTTCAGGTTCTGTTATAACCACtattttaacaaaatatGAAGGAATAGAAAAATGGCCAGAagctttatataatttattagttTTAATAGATCGAGGAAATAATGATGTTGTTGATGGTGCCTTTCGCgctattataataataattgaaGATGAATTAATGAATAGAAAAAGTACtgattctcttttttttcaattttgcAAGACTCAATTATTACAGaaattattttccttttgtTCTCCACaagaaaaaagtataaaaaaaaagtatgcAGCAGAATGTCTTGATTTATTTATAACATCTTCTTGTTTTACTGTCAATGGAGTATTTAATGATTATTTTCCTCAATTATGGGAATGTTTAGGATATTTAGCATCAGAAGAAGATActcaaattttaaaaattgtaGTTACGTGTATGACAATTATTACAGACACTCGCTATTCTTCAATATTTAGTAATTTGGATGCAATTATTCAATTCATGGTTAACGCAACTAATTCAAGTGACAGAAAAGTTCAATTGGAAGCCTTAGAATTTTGGCCAGTGTTTATAAAAGATAGAAGTTATATAGCATATTCAAACtccaataataataaaaatgatgtaAACAAATCAGAAAATTATATTGATgaaaatgtatataaaaatataaatgatttaaGAAATGAAGCCttaaagatattaaaaaattatttaccatatttatgtaaaatattaattgaTAATACTGTGTACACTAAATGGGATTATTTAACTATGGATGAATCTCATTTTCAAAATGACAATGCAAATGTACCAGATTTAATTCAAGATATTACACCAGAACtatataacaataaaaatcATGATACAAATCAAGATGAAAcgaaaatgaataaattaaataataataataacaatgatAATGACAATAATAGAAGTGATGTAAATGATACAAATCAAAATTCAGAAGATTATAgtgatgatgaaaaaaatgatgatatGACAGCAAGAACATGGGGAAATGATTGGACTGTTAGAAAAGGAGCAGCATTATGCTTAGATTATTTATCCAATGTATATAATGATGATATATTAGAATTTATTTTACCTCatatagaagaaaaactAATGAGTGATAAATGGAACATAAGAGAAAGTGCTGTCTTAACCCTAGGTGCTATAGCAAAAGGTTGTATGTATAGCTTATCACCATTTATACCTAAAGTATTAGagtatttaattaaattattaaacgATGAAAAACCATTAGCAAGAAGTATTTCTTGCTGGTGTGTTACAAGATTTTCTTCTTGGATATGTCATCCAGACAACTGTGATAAATGGTTTGAACctgttttattaaatttactaaaaagaattttagaTAGTAATAAACGAGTTCAAGAAGCAGCTTGTTCTTCTTTTGCAAACCTTGAAGAAGATGCTCtggaattattaaataactaTTTGCATGAAATTGTTCATACTATTCAACAGGCATTTCAAATTTATCAAgctaaaaattattttattttatttgatgTTGTTGGAACATTAATTGATAGTGTTAATAttgtaaaagaaaataatgaattagcTCATCAAATTGTTAATTCCATTTTATCTAAGTGGAATAATATTCGTATTAGTAGCCCATATATTATTGCTTTAATGGAATGTATGTCTTGTATCACTAGTGCTTATGGAAAAGATTTCTTAAAATATGCTCAAAATGTCATAAGAACTTGTATCAAATTTTTAGTTTTACTATATATAGATTTAGAGgaagaaattaaatattattattctaaAAAAGCGGGAAGTTCCATTTCTTATATTGTTAACAGAAATAACATTTCCCCAACTGCTAATGAATTATTatcttattataaaataacgAATGAAGAATATTTTAGCAGCTTAAAAGATATTGATTGTATTTCACCTTCAAAAAAGAAAGATTTAATTGAATGTAGTTTTGATTTATTATCTAGAATATTAAGTGTTGTGAATTCTAATATCATGAACATTATAAgtgaaaatgaatataattttataccTTTAGTTCATAGATATTGcttaaaattagaaaatataaaatttgatggaataaataaaatcaatCATGATTTTAAAATGCTTAATCCTGAAGCATCTTTAAAGAATGGAATTATAGGTAAAGAAGAAAGTACTGAATTAGCAAAACAATTTTTAAACTTTGGAATACTACAATCAAATTTTGCATTAATAGGAGATATTTCAAGATTTTGCACGCAATATTTAATAacttatttaaatgatataataCCATTCTTAATTGCACATATTACTCATCCATCTACTCCAGTTTCAAATAATGCTAGTTGGGCTATAGGAGAAATAAGTATACATATTAATTCTCAATATATGGAAATGTATGTAgatgaaattataaaacaGCTTGTTTTTATTTGTCAGAATTCAAAATATCATGGTTGTCTCTtacaaaatatatgtataactTTAGGTAGATTATCTTCTACTTAtcctaaaaaaataattttttattttcctcaatttttaaaaacttgGTTAAAGATTATGTCTCATGGAACacaagaaaatgaaaaaataaatgcaCTCAAAGCTATTTTAGAAActctatatttaaatttggATATTGCAGCTGAAAATCTAAAAGATatcttatatataatattaaagtaTAAATATGTGTCTCAAAATTTGAATATCTTTTTTCATCAATTTTTATCTACTATGAAACAGAAATATCCTAATAAATGGAAAGAAATTTATCAACCATCTAACGATTCCCATTCATCCCCTATTCCAAATGATATGCTAAACGATTTGAACATTAGATTTAACTTATAG